One window of the Chryseobacterium camelliae genome contains the following:
- a CDS encoding TonB-dependent receptor — translation MKKRIICAVALLSFSLAFSQETSSKIFGRLRGTASEMTVKVVHIPTNSTFETKSNSKGQFSLDNLQPGGPYKIEISDGSQVVYSNSNVQLSLGNNDLPVVEVNSKEKMIDEVRLTSKKSTAKYGVGISQAQISGLPNINRGIQDVTKLVPQSANNSFNGTNFRYNNVTIDGSINNDAIGFSPSLGGQTGTSGMPGSSTRSNSISLDAIQDVQVYIAPYDVKLGNFLGGSINAVTRSGSNNVEGSLYAYGRNAAITGRNRIGDNSKMPNSFEDFIYGGRVGLPVVKDKLFLFTNMEYTRRTDPVFYNANDLSALVNDAVASQISNFVRSKYNFDPGTYDAYTNFSESSKLFNKLDWKINDKHTLSIKNNTVFSQASNLERDGANFRFSGMDFVQKNTASTTTLELKSRFNDQWNNNLVLGYSSIHDYRDPTSSNAMFPQVEIAYNGGTILLGNDREATVFNMKQRTFEITDNLTYKTGHHTFLLGTHNELYNIDYGFVNALNGRISYKSLNDFFNSNPARIRGTYSLNGEDRNALFNNPYAHYQVNLLSLYFQDEINWGKLRLTPGVRVDYTDLPNKPLLSPQVNNSPQDPNYGTTYTYTPLSQLTNNYLNKPTLSPRLGFTYDLTEDRSVVLRGGSGIFVGRIPFAWLGYAYYNDGVGFGSYDYNSPTAAQLAANGDPLVNANFPKWQNSSKVQVDLIDNNFKMPKVWRSSLGVDYTVSGYKLTLEGIYTKVLYDLKFQQVNKRDVVSYYSYDTNHEMPVYSSNINSNFSNAYMLSNTKEGYRYNLTAQLSKSYNFGFNFFVAYTYGDAKDLTNGIRNSMESNWQMNQSLTPNDPKLATSNFAIKNRVVANLGYGLNLSESNRISANVYFNAQSGNPFSWGFVNSTIANSGQAAGLAYIFKDAAEAAKYITPIKDASGNILVSAAQQVADYESFINGNEYLSSRRGKFTERNGDFTPWNIQADFRIMDEIRLSQKNKSNLQISLSIINLTNLLNKDWGKVYFVPNTFNSTASVGLTKVGNVATGQPGAGDPTYNFKTPNLPYTIDQFASRFQAQLGVRYNF, via the coding sequence ATGAAGAAAAGAATAATCTGTGCTGTTGCGCTGCTTTCTTTCAGTCTTGCCTTTTCACAGGAAACAAGCTCTAAAATCTTCGGAAGGTTAAGAGGAACCGCTTCTGAAATGACGGTAAAAGTAGTGCACATACCTACCAACAGTACTTTTGAAACCAAAAGTAACAGTAAAGGACAGTTCAGCCTTGATAACCTGCAGCCGGGAGGCCCGTATAAAATCGAGATCTCTGATGGCTCACAGGTCGTTTATTCCAACAGTAACGTACAGCTTTCATTAGGAAATAATGATCTGCCTGTTGTAGAAGTTAACAGTAAAGAAAAAATGATCGATGAGGTAAGGTTAACCTCTAAGAAAAGTACTGCCAAATACGGGGTAGGCATCAGCCAGGCGCAGATTTCAGGACTTCCTAATATCAACAGGGGTATTCAAGATGTAACCAAACTGGTACCGCAGAGTGCCAACAACTCCTTCAACGGCACCAATTTCCGTTATAATAACGTAACCATTGACGGTTCCATCAATAACGACGCAATCGGATTCAGTCCATCTCTGGGAGGCCAGACCGGAACATCGGGAATGCCCGGAAGCAGCACGCGTTCCAATTCAATAAGTTTAGATGCTATCCAGGACGTTCAGGTCTATATTGCACCATATGATGTCAAATTAGGAAATTTCCTTGGTGGAAGTATAAATGCCGTAACCAGAAGCGGAAGCAACAATGTTGAGGGATCTTTATATGCATACGGAAGGAATGCGGCGATAACAGGAAGAAACAGGATTGGTGACAATTCCAAAATGCCTAACTCATTCGAGGATTTCATTTATGGAGGAAGGGTAGGTTTACCGGTGGTAAAAGATAAGCTGTTCCTGTTTACCAATATGGAATATACCAGAAGAACAGATCCCGTATTCTACAATGCCAATGATCTGAGTGCTTTAGTAAATGATGCTGTGGCAAGTCAGATTTCGAACTTTGTACGCAGCAAATATAACTTTGATCCGGGAACCTATGATGCTTATACCAATTTTTCGGAAAGTTCCAAGCTCTTTAATAAGCTCGACTGGAAGATCAATGACAAGCATACGTTATCCATTAAGAACAATACCGTATTCTCTCAGGCTTCCAACCTGGAGCGTGACGGAGCCAATTTCAGGTTCTCAGGTATGGATTTCGTTCAAAAGAATACCGCTTCCACCACAACTTTAGAGCTGAAAAGCCGTTTCAATGATCAATGGAACAACAATTTAGTACTGGGGTATTCGTCTATCCATGATTACAGGGATCCTACGTCTTCCAATGCTATGTTCCCACAGGTTGAAATTGCCTATAACGGAGGGACAATCCTTCTGGGGAATGACAGGGAGGCAACGGTATTCAATATGAAACAGAGAACTTTTGAAATCACCGATAACCTGACCTATAAGACAGGACATCATACCTTCTTGTTGGGAACTCACAATGAGTTGTACAATATTGATTATGGTTTTGTAAATGCACTGAACGGAAGGATTTCATATAAGAGCCTGAATGATTTTTTCAACTCTAATCCGGCAAGGATCAGAGGGACATATTCCCTGAACGGCGAAGACAGGAATGCCCTTTTCAACAATCCTTATGCACACTATCAGGTTAATCTGTTATCATTATACTTTCAGGATGAAATCAACTGGGGGAAACTCAGGCTGACCCCTGGGGTACGGGTAGATTACACCGACCTTCCGAATAAACCGCTGTTAAGCCCTCAGGTCAACAATTCGCCTCAGGATCCTAACTATGGAACAACGTATACGTATACCCCGCTTAGCCAGCTTACCAATAATTATCTGAATAAACCTACCTTATCGCCAAGATTAGGATTTACTTATGACCTTACCGAAGACCGGTCTGTGGTATTGAGAGGAGGTTCAGGAATTTTCGTGGGAAGGATTCCATTTGCATGGCTGGGATACGCCTATTATAATGACGGAGTAGGATTCGGAAGTTACGATTATAATTCCCCGACGGCTGCTCAGCTGGCTGCCAACGGTGATCCGCTTGTAAATGCTAATTTCCCGAAATGGCAGAACTCCTCCAAAGTTCAGGTAGACCTTATTGATAATAATTTCAAAATGCCAAAAGTATGGCGAAGCTCCCTGGGAGTGGATTATACGGTTTCCGGATATAAGCTTACGTTGGAAGGAATCTATACAAAAGTATTATATGACCTTAAATTCCAGCAGGTCAATAAGAGAGATGTAGTATCCTATTACAGCTATGATACCAATCATGAAATGCCGGTCTACAGCTCGAATATCAATAGCAATTTCTCCAATGCCTATATGCTGTCCAATACCAAAGAAGGGTACCGGTATAACCTGACGGCACAGCTATCAAAATCGTATAATTTCGGATTCAATTTCTTTGTGGCTTATACTTATGGTGATGCCAAAGATCTGACCAACGGAATCCGTAATTCCATGGAAAGCAACTGGCAGATGAACCAGTCGCTCACTCCTAATGATCCTAAATTAGCTACTTCTAACTTTGCCATTAAAAACAGGGTAGTGGCGAATCTTGGATATGGGCTTAACCTTTCTGAATCCAACAGGATTTCTGCTAACGTATACTTCAACGCACAGTCAGGAAACCCATTCTCATGGGGATTTGTAAACAGCACAATTGCCAATTCAGGACAGGCAGCCGGTTTAGCTTATATCTTTAAGGATGCGGCTGAAGCAGCCAAATATATTACCCCGATCAAAGATGCATCAGGAAATATTCTTGTATCTGCTGCACAGCAGGTTGCTGATTATGAAAGCTTCATTAACGGTAATGAATACCTGAGCAGCAGGAGAGGAAAGTTTACGGAACGAAACGGTGATTTCACGCCGTGGAACATCCAGGCAGATTTCAGGATTATGGATGAAATCAGGCTGAGCCAGAAGAACAAAAGTAATTTACAGATTTCTCTGAGCATCATCAACCTGACCAACCTGCTGAATAAAGATTGGGGTAAGGTGTACTTTGTACCGAATACCTTTAATTCAACAGCTAGCGTAGGATTAACCAAAGTAGGCAATGTTGCTACGGGACAGCCGGGCGCAGGAGATCCTACATATAACTTTAAAACCCCCAACCTGCCTTACACGATCGATCAGTTCGCTTCGAGGTTCCAGGCACAACTTGGCGTAAGATATAATTTTTAA
- a CDS encoding ribonucleoside-diphosphate reductase subunit alpha: MENITAMEEQHTNIWWLNEESEQMLNRGYLLKGETVEGAIDRITTAAAKKLYKPELQPAFKEMITKGWISFSSPVWANMGTQRGLPISCFNVHIPDSIEGITHKMGEVIMQTKIGGGTSGYFGELRNRGTAVTDNGKSSGAVSFMKLFDTAMDVVSQGGVRRGAFAAYLDIDHGDIEEFLSIKDIGSPIQNLFTGVCVPDYWMQDMIDGDMEKRKVWARVLESRQQKGLPYIFFTDNVNRNKPQVYKDLGLPVNASNLCSEIMLPSTREESFICCLSSMNLELYDEWKDTDAVKLAVYFLDAVLSEFIDKTEGNYYLQGARNFAMRHRALGLGALGYHSYLQKNMIPFESFEATQFNARAFRHIKEQAEQASRELANIYGEPELLKGYGLRNTTTMAIAPTTSSSAILGQTSPGIEPFASNYYKAGLAKGNFMRKNKYLAKLLEQKGLDNEETWRTIMLNHGSVQHLKELSEEEKAVFKTFKEISPMEIISQAAQRQQYIDQAQSLNLQIPSTMPVKDVNYLYIEAWKKGVKTLYYQRSSSVSKELMVNFVSCSSCEA, encoded by the coding sequence TTGGAAAATATAACAGCTATGGAAGAACAACACACAAATATATGGTGGCTTAATGAAGAGTCTGAGCAGATGCTCAACAGAGGCTACCTCCTGAAAGGTGAAACAGTGGAAGGTGCTATCGACAGGATTACCACTGCCGCTGCCAAAAAATTATACAAACCGGAGCTTCAGCCGGCGTTTAAAGAAATGATCACTAAAGGATGGATCAGTTTCTCGTCTCCGGTGTGGGCCAATATGGGAACCCAGAGAGGACTTCCCATTTCATGTTTCAATGTTCATATTCCGGACAGTATTGAAGGCATTACCCATAAGATGGGTGAGGTCATCATGCAGACCAAAATCGGGGGCGGAACTTCAGGATATTTCGGAGAACTGCGTAACCGGGGTACTGCTGTAACAGATAACGGAAAATCTTCAGGAGCCGTATCTTTTATGAAGCTTTTCGATACGGCCATGGATGTAGTATCCCAGGGCGGTGTACGAAGAGGTGCGTTTGCCGCTTATCTTGACATCGATCACGGAGATATCGAAGAATTCCTTTCCATTAAAGATATCGGTAGCCCGATCCAGAACTTATTTACCGGTGTCTGTGTTCCGGATTACTGGATGCAGGATATGATAGACGGAGATATGGAGAAACGTAAAGTATGGGCAAGGGTTCTGGAAAGCCGTCAGCAGAAAGGACTTCCTTATATTTTCTTTACCGATAACGTTAACAGAAACAAGCCTCAGGTATATAAAGATTTAGGATTACCGGTAAACGCCAGTAACCTGTGTTCAGAAATCATGCTGCCTTCCACCAGGGAAGAATCGTTCATCTGCTGTTTATCTTCCATGAATCTAGAACTGTATGATGAGTGGAAAGATACCGATGCAGTAAAACTAGCCGTGTATTTCCTTGATGCTGTTTTATCTGAATTCATAGACAAAACAGAGGGTAACTATTATCTTCAGGGAGCAAGAAATTTTGCTATGCGCCACCGTGCACTTGGTTTAGGCGCATTGGGATACCATTCTTATCTTCAAAAGAATATGATCCCTTTTGAAAGCTTTGAGGCAACACAGTTCAATGCAAGAGCATTCAGGCATATTAAGGAGCAGGCAGAACAGGCTTCAAGAGAACTGGCCAATATCTACGGTGAACCGGAATTGCTGAAAGGATACGGATTGAGAAATACTACTACCATGGCTATTGCTCCTACCACTTCAAGCTCGGCTATTCTTGGGCAGACTTCTCCGGGAATCGAGCCTTTTGCTTCCAACTATTATAAAGCCGGTCTTGCAAAAGGAAACTTTATGCGTAAGAATAAATACCTGGCAAAATTGCTGGAGCAAAAAGGACTGGATAATGAGGAAACATGGAGAACCATCATGCTTAACCACGGTTCCGTGCAGCACCTGAAAGAACTTTCTGAAGAAGAGAAAGCCGTCTTCAAGACATTCAAGGAAATCTCTCCTATGGAGATCATTTCTCAGGCTGCACAGAGACAGCAGTATATTGACCAGGCGCAATCACTTAACCTTCAGATTCCTTCAACCATGCCGGTAAAAGATGTTAATTACCTGTATATTGAAGCCTGGAAAAAAGGTGTAAAAACTTTGTATTACCAAAGAAGTTCTTCGGTATCTAAAGAACTGATGGTTAATTTCGTAAGCTGTTCCAGCTGTGAAGCTTAA
- a CDS encoding ribonucleotide-diphosphate reductase subunit beta encodes MGVFDKRVSYKPFEYPEVLQFVEAINKSFWVHSEVDFTADVQDFHSQLEPHEKHAVKNALLAIAQIEVSVKTFWGNLYNHLPKPEFNGLGATFAECEFRHSEAYSRLVEVLGYNEEFTNVIEIPAVKKRIDFLSNVLKHANSATPKEYVSSLLLFSILIENVSLFSQFAIILSFTRFKGYMKNVSNIIAWTSIDEQIHANAGIFLINKIREEQPELLTDSDIEDIYTLVDQSVELEGEILDWIFELGELSVFSREDLLNFMKYRVDDSLKKINMEPRYNISPEQYRPMVWFEEEVFANSMDDFFAKRPVDYTKHDKSITANDLF; translated from the coding sequence ATGGGAGTTTTTGATAAAAGAGTAAGTTATAAACCATTTGAATACCCTGAAGTACTTCAGTTTGTGGAAGCGATCAACAAATCCTTCTGGGTGCATTCGGAAGTGGACTTCACGGCGGATGTTCAGGATTTTCATTCACAGCTGGAGCCTCATGAAAAACATGCTGTAAAAAATGCCCTTCTGGCCATTGCACAGATTGAGGTATCCGTAAAAACCTTCTGGGGCAACCTGTACAATCACCTTCCGAAGCCTGAATTCAATGGACTGGGAGCCACATTTGCAGAATGTGAGTTCCGTCATTCGGAAGCCTATTCGCGTCTTGTAGAAGTCTTGGGTTACAATGAAGAATTCACAAATGTCATTGAAATCCCTGCGGTAAAAAAGAGGATCGATTTCCTTTCCAATGTTTTGAAACATGCGAATTCAGCCACTCCCAAAGAATATGTATCGTCACTGTTATTATTCAGCATCCTGATCGAAAACGTATCCCTTTTCTCCCAGTTTGCCATCATTCTTTCCTTTACCCGTTTCAAAGGGTACATGAAAAATGTTTCCAATATCATCGCCTGGACTTCCATTGATGAGCAGATTCATGCCAATGCAGGAATTTTCCTCATCAATAAAATCCGTGAAGAACAACCGGAACTCTTAACCGATTCTGATATCGAAGATATTTACACCCTGGTAGACCAGTCGGTAGAACTCGAAGGGGAAATCCTGGACTGGATTTTCGAACTGGGTGAACTGAGCGTATTCTCCAGAGAAGACCTTCTGAACTTTATGAAGTACCGTGTTGACGACAGCCTGAAGAAAATCAATATGGAACCACGTTACAACATTTCTCCTGAACAATACCGTCCGATGGTATGGTTCGAAGAAGAGGTTTTTGCCAATTCCATGGATGATTTCTTTGCCAAAAGGCCGGTGGATTATACCAAACACGATAAGAGTATTACCGCGAACGATCTTTTTTAA
- a CDS encoding ABC transporter ATP-binding protein — protein MLVIEDLHKSYDTGKSKLHVLKGINLTISEGEFVSIMGSSGSGKSTLLNIIGILDEKDSGVYELDNVPIEHLSEVKAAEYRSRFLGFIFQSFNLIGYKTALDNVALPLYYQNIPRKERNQKAMEYLEKVGLAQWANHLPNELSGGQKQRVAIARALITDPKVVLADEPTGALDSKTTHDIMKLLQDINNEGKTIIVVTHEPDVAAQTKRNVVLKDGIIESDEFIVQHVL, from the coding sequence ATGTTAGTAATCGAAGATTTACATAAATCATATGACACCGGAAAGAGCAAGCTCCATGTGCTGAAAGGAATCAATCTTACGATTTCCGAAGGCGAGTTTGTTTCCATCATGGGGAGTTCCGGATCAGGAAAGTCAACGCTTCTGAACATCATCGGTATCCTGGATGAAAAAGATTCAGGGGTATATGAGTTGGATAATGTCCCGATTGAGCATTTATCTGAAGTGAAAGCGGCCGAATACAGAAGCCGGTTTTTAGGATTCATTTTTCAGTCTTTTAACCTGATCGGCTATAAGACCGCCCTGGATAATGTTGCCCTTCCGCTATATTACCAGAATATTCCCCGAAAAGAACGGAACCAGAAAGCAATGGAATACCTTGAAAAGGTAGGACTGGCACAATGGGCCAACCACTTGCCCAATGAACTTTCGGGTGGACAAAAACAAAGGGTGGCCATTGCCCGTGCGCTGATTACTGATCCTAAAGTGGTGCTTGCGGATGAACCGACCGGTGCATTGGATTCCAAAACTACCCACGATATCATGAAGCTTCTTCAGGACATCAATAATGAAGGTAAAACCATCATTGTAGTAACCCATGAACCCGATGTTGCCGCGCAAACCAAACGCAATGTAGTCTTAAAGGACGGTATTATAGAAAGTGATGAATTTATTGTACAGCACGTATTGTGA
- a CDS encoding ABC transporter permease produces the protein MFDLDRWQEIFSSIRSNVLRTVLSGFTVALGLFIFIVLFGIGTGLQNAFTQGFTRDAQNLISIFTGKTTIAYNGLQSDRTVTMNNDDYDFLVDTDKKKVGYSTPRYTSSLMVKYGKESGTYQVNGADPQEQFIENRKILEGRYLSPIDIERKQNVAVIGRMVQRDLIKNGSPVGKDLNINGTMFRVVGVFSDDGGDWDERHITVPITTLQQMKKGSDTVNMVYIAYDEHLTPQQAIKYGDELKERLKSRKNVAPDDENGVRVWNNAQNMNDTFTFMAVLTAIVGFIGMGTLLAGIIGISNIMVYIVKERTKEIGVRKAIGAKPGSIVALIVQESVVITVVSGIVGVALGVLALKLIGNNLEEYFIREPAVGWGTILMAFIALIFSGLIAGFVPAYRASRIKPIEALRTE, from the coding sequence ATGTTTGACCTAGACCGTTGGCAGGAAATATTCAGTTCTATTCGCAGTAACGTATTGCGGACGGTACTTTCGGGCTTTACCGTGGCGCTGGGGCTGTTTATCTTCATTGTTCTTTTCGGGATCGGAACGGGGCTTCAGAATGCATTTACCCAGGGATTTACACGGGATGCGCAAAACCTCATTTCCATTTTTACCGGGAAAACTACAATCGCTTATAACGGACTGCAGTCGGACAGAACGGTAACCATGAATAATGATGACTATGATTTCCTGGTGGATACCGATAAGAAAAAGGTGGGTTATTCCACACCGAGATATACGTCCAGCCTTATGGTAAAATACGGAAAGGAAAGCGGTACGTACCAGGTGAACGGCGCAGATCCTCAGGAGCAGTTTATTGAAAACAGGAAAATCCTGGAAGGCCGTTATCTGTCACCTATTGATATAGAACGGAAGCAGAATGTTGCTGTTATCGGGAGGATGGTGCAGCGTGACCTCATTAAAAACGGAAGCCCGGTAGGAAAGGATTTAAACATCAACGGAACGATGTTCAGGGTAGTGGGTGTGTTTTCTGATGATGGAGGAGACTGGGATGAAAGGCATATTACGGTCCCCATAACTACTTTGCAGCAGATGAAGAAAGGTTCTGATACGGTAAATATGGTATATATTGCCTATGATGAGCATCTTACTCCTCAGCAGGCCATCAAATACGGGGATGAACTGAAAGAACGCCTGAAATCAAGGAAAAATGTTGCGCCTGATGATGAAAACGGAGTCAGGGTCTGGAACAATGCCCAGAACATGAATGATACCTTTACTTTTATGGCTGTGCTGACGGCTATCGTAGGGTTTATCGGGATGGGTACACTGCTGGCGGGGATAATCGGTATCAGTAACATCATGGTGTATATCGTGAAGGAGAGGACCAAGGAAATCGGGGTGAGAAAAGCGATCGGAGCCAAACCGGGAAGCATCGTGGCGCTGATTGTACAGGAAAGTGTGGTTATTACGGTGGTTTCAGGGATTGTCGGGGTAGCACTCGGCGTGCTGGCTCTGAAACTGATCGGGAACAACTTAGAAGAATATTTCATCAGGGAACCGGCGGTAGGCTGGGGAACCATCCTGATGGCTTTTATTGCTTTGATTTTTTCCGGGCTTATTGCAGGATTCGTGCCGGCATACCGGGCCTCAAGGATCAAACCGATAGAAGCTTTAAGAACAGAATAA
- a CDS encoding ABC transporter permease, producing the protein MNILFKKDTWQEIYYSLRNNKLRTFLTMIGVGWGMFLYVSLLGAAKGMENGFDKLFSGFATNSIFLWAQNTSIPYDGFPKGRKVNLQLPDMDMLKRKVPEIDYISPQNSRGSFTGTPGESMSKNGKSATYSLTGDYPVGNKISEKKLIFGRYINDADVSENKNVAVIGEEVYKNFFDAKKKENPLGQSINIKGIFFNVIGVFRIKKGGGFENDQTVFIPLSTYTKMYNAADKIDMFAIVSKPNANVNEVEERVKRELKAKNKVSPDDTNAFGSFNLGKEFKKLTGFLSGMQLLTIIVGTLTILAGVIAISNILLITVKERTKEIGIRRALGAKPAEVRNQILLESVVITLSSGLLGFIFGIFTLIILNILTQNQDDFPFYNPTVNYSNVFAAMAVMVVLGLVIGMIPAQRAVKIRPIEALRTE; encoded by the coding sequence GTGAATATTTTATTTAAAAAAGATACCTGGCAGGAAATTTATTATTCATTACGGAATAATAAACTCCGGACATTCCTTACCATGATCGGTGTAGGTTGGGGGATGTTTCTGTATGTAAGCCTGCTTGGTGCTGCAAAAGGGATGGAGAATGGTTTTGATAAACTGTTTTCCGGATTTGCCACCAACTCCATATTCCTGTGGGCCCAGAATACTTCCATTCCTTATGACGGTTTTCCGAAAGGAAGGAAAGTAAACCTGCAGCTGCCGGATATGGATATGCTCAAAAGAAAGGTTCCTGAAATCGATTATATTTCCCCACAAAATTCAAGGGGAAGCTTTACCGGAACGCCTGGTGAATCCATGTCTAAGAATGGTAAAAGTGCTACCTATTCTTTAACGGGTGATTATCCGGTAGGAAATAAAATTTCAGAGAAGAAGCTTATTTTCGGAAGGTATATCAATGATGCCGATGTTTCGGAGAATAAAAATGTAGCTGTAATAGGGGAAGAAGTATACAAGAATTTTTTTGATGCTAAAAAGAAAGAAAACCCATTGGGGCAATCCATCAATATCAAAGGGATTTTCTTCAATGTGATCGGTGTGTTCAGGATTAAGAAAGGAGGAGGCTTTGAAAATGACCAGACGGTCTTCATTCCGCTTTCTACCTACACGAAAATGTACAATGCTGCTGATAAAATAGATATGTTTGCGATAGTAAGCAAGCCCAACGCCAATGTAAATGAAGTGGAAGAACGCGTCAAGCGTGAACTGAAAGCTAAAAATAAAGTATCGCCTGACGATACCAATGCTTTCGGGAGCTTTAACCTGGGAAAAGAGTTTAAAAAGCTGACTGGCTTCCTTTCCGGCATGCAGCTGCTGACGATTATCGTAGGAACTTTAACCATCCTTGCCGGAGTCATTGCGATTTCCAATATCCTGCTCATCACGGTAAAGGAGAGAACCAAAGAAATCGGGATCCGGAGAGCATTGGGAGCCAAGCCAGCTGAGGTAAGGAATCAGATCCTCCTTGAAAGTGTGGTCATTACTTTGTCTTCGGGGCTGCTCGGCTTTATTTTCGGGATTTTCACCCTGATCATTCTAAATATACTGACCCAGAACCAGGATGACTTCCCTTTTTATAACCCAACCGTTAATTATTCCAATGTGTTCGCAGCCATGGCTGTCATGGTAGTTTTAGGTTTGGTCATCGGGATGATTCCGGCTCAGCGGGCCGTAAAAATCAGGCCTATTGAGGCATTAAGAACAGAATAA
- a CDS encoding efflux RND transporter periplasmic adaptor subunit — MKKKFTWKKAVYILLGLLLAVALIAGISYLVKSNSKQAEAFLTRKATIQNMEDKVMATGKIVPKEEIEIKPNIAGIIDKILVDEGDKVTAGQLIATVRIVPNLAEVNNAQQDVQTSQIQISNAKMNVSNMQKQFAMQQKLYSQGVISQQEYLNSQQQLYSVQQALKNANQQLVTAQKRLQIAKTGATPELQGLATTQIRSKASGTVLEVPVKVGSQVIEANSFNAGTTICSIADLNSLIFQGEIDEAQAGKLKQGMPMKIVIGALQNKTFPGKLTMIAPKGKDNNGTIKFPVEGDVYNPNNEYIRAGFSANGEIVLKSRKNALLLDESLIQYEKVKGKDKPFVEVKQTDGKFRKAYVTLGASDGINVEILSGLSKDDEVKVWNPSDKDKEELKEKKK, encoded by the coding sequence ATGAAAAAGAAATTTACCTGGAAAAAAGCTGTTTATATATTGCTGGGACTTTTACTGGCAGTAGCATTAATTGCAGGGATAAGTTATCTTGTAAAATCCAATTCCAAGCAGGCGGAAGCCTTCCTTACCCGTAAGGCTACCATCCAGAATATGGAGGATAAAGTGATGGCTACCGGAAAGATCGTTCCAAAAGAAGAGATCGAAATCAAACCGAATATTGCCGGGATCATTGATAAAATCCTGGTGGATGAAGGTGATAAAGTAACCGCGGGCCAGCTGATTGCAACGGTGAGGATTGTTCCCAACCTTGCTGAGGTGAACAATGCCCAGCAGGATGTACAGACTTCCCAGATCCAGATCAGCAACGCGAAAATGAACGTAAGCAATATGCAGAAGCAGTTTGCCATGCAGCAGAAACTTTATAGCCAGGGCGTTATTTCCCAACAGGAATACCTGAATTCCCAGCAGCAGCTGTATTCTGTGCAACAGGCACTGAAAAATGCAAATCAGCAGTTGGTTACGGCACAGAAAAGATTGCAGATAGCCAAAACAGGAGCTACACCGGAGCTTCAGGGACTGGCTACAACCCAGATCCGTTCAAAAGCTTCGGGTACCGTGCTTGAAGTTCCGGTAAAAGTAGGGAGCCAGGTTATTGAAGCCAACTCTTTCAACGCCGGAACCACCATATGTTCTATCGCTGATCTTAATTCATTGATCTTCCAGGGAGAAATTGATGAAGCCCAGGCCGGAAAACTGAAACAGGGTATGCCGATGAAAATTGTTATCGGTGCCTTGCAGAATAAAACATTCCCGGGGAAACTGACCATGATTGCTCCAAAGGGTAAGGATAATAACGGAACCATCAAATTTCCGGTAGAAGGCGATGTGTATAATCCTAACAACGAATACATCCGGGCAGGATTCTCCGCCAATGGTGAAATTGTGCTTAAGTCCCGTAAAAATGCACTGCTTTTGGACGAATCCCTGATTCAGTATGAGAAGGTGAAAGGAAAAGATAAACCTTTTGTGGAAGTGAAGCAGACAGATGGTAAGTTCAGAAAAGCTTACGTGACTTTAGGGGCAAGTGACGGTATTAATGTTGAAATCCTTTCCGGACTGTCAAAAGATGATGAGGTGAAAGTGTGGAATCCTTCAGATAAAGATAAGGAAGAGCTTAAGGAGAAGAAAAAATAA